A stretch of Desulfobacter hydrogenophilus DNA encodes these proteins:
- the cobA gene encoding uroporphyrinogen-III C-methyltransferase: MTQSRGKVYLIGAGPGDPGLITVKAKECIQAADVVVYDYLASPFLLNYAGKDAEIIYVGKKGGDHTLTQDKINLLLVDKAREGKNVARLKGGDPFVFGRGGEEAQELLSYGIRYEVIPGVTSAVAAPAYAGIPVTHRDHTSFVSFITGHERPDKKESRMQWDIFAKSDATLVFLMGVKNLSNIVTKLMEHGKPSDTPVALVRWGTTTRQQTVTGTLTTIVDAVKKAELKSPAIIVVGHVVSLRDELAWFDQTPLFGKKIVITRARAQASGLVAELNRLGAQCIEIPTIKIVPPENKKALEAAIDHLDLYDWLVLTSVNGVKFFFDTLFKKGKDVRALGHLKFACIGPVTKERLADYGIISDILPETYQAESVVDAFSSLDMTGKKILLPRAKKARSILPEQLTLMGAMVDEVTAYETRLADEGKDLLVDMLKAGDIDAVTFTSSSTVTNFLTLLEGQNAPALLEGVLLASIGPITSDTIRAKGLKPDIEADAFTIDGLIEALLKHYENALSGVLKK, translated from the coding sequence ATGACACAATCCAGGGGCAAGGTTTATCTGATTGGTGCAGGCCCGGGAGACCCAGGGCTCATCACCGTAAAGGCAAAAGAGTGCATACAGGCTGCGGATGTGGTGGTTTACGATTACCTGGCATCCCCCTTTCTGCTTAATTATGCGGGCAAAGACGCTGAAATTATCTACGTTGGGAAAAAAGGCGGAGACCACACCCTGACCCAGGATAAAATCAACCTGCTGCTGGTGGACAAAGCCAGGGAAGGCAAAAACGTGGCCCGTCTCAAGGGCGGCGATCCCTTTGTTTTCGGCCGCGGCGGGGAAGAGGCCCAGGAGCTGTTGTCCTATGGCATCCGCTATGAGGTGATTCCCGGTGTCACGTCTGCCGTGGCTGCCCCGGCCTATGCCGGGATCCCGGTGACCCACAGGGACCATACCTCCTTTGTCTCCTTTATTACCGGTCACGAACGCCCCGATAAAAAAGAGTCCCGGATGCAATGGGACATATTTGCAAAGTCCGACGCCACCCTTGTCTTTCTAATGGGGGTCAAAAATCTTTCCAATATCGTAACCAAACTAATGGAACACGGCAAACCGTCGGACACACCTGTGGCCCTGGTGCGCTGGGGCACCACCACCCGGCAGCAGACGGTAACCGGTACCCTTACCACCATCGTTGATGCGGTTAAAAAAGCAGAGCTGAAATCCCCGGCCATTATTGTTGTGGGGCATGTGGTCTCCTTACGGGATGAACTGGCCTGGTTTGACCAAACGCCCCTGTTCGGGAAAAAAATTGTGATTACCCGGGCCCGGGCCCAGGCATCCGGCCTTGTGGCCGAGCTTAACCGCCTTGGTGCCCAGTGCATAGAGATCCCCACCATTAAAATTGTACCACCTGAGAATAAAAAGGCGTTAGAAGCGGCTATTGATCACCTGGACCTGTATGATTGGCTGGTCCTTACCTCGGTGAACGGCGTAAAATTTTTCTTTGACACCCTTTTTAAAAAAGGAAAAGATGTCCGTGCGCTGGGACATCTTAAATTTGCCTGCATTGGCCCTGTGACCAAAGAACGCCTGGCAGACTATGGCATTATTTCCGATATTCTGCCCGAAACATATCAGGCGGAATCTGTTGTGGATGCATTTTCAAGCCTGGATATGACCGGCAAAAAAATATTGCTACCCCGGGCGAAAAAGGCGCGCAGCATCCTGCCCGAACAACTGACCCTCATGGGCGCCATGGTGGATGAGGTAACCGCGTATGAAACCCGGTTGGCAGATGAGGGAAAAGATCTGCTTGTTGATATGCTCAAGGCAGGGGATATTGATGCAGTGACCTTTACATCGTCTTCCACGGTAACTAATTTTTTGACCCTGCTTGAAGGGCAAAACGCCCCTGCCCTGCTTGAAGGAGTTCTCCTTGCCAGTATCGGCCCCATCACTTCGGATACCATCCGGGCCAAAGGACTTAAACCGGATATTGAAGCGGACGCTTTTACCATTGACGGCCTGATTGAAGCATTGCTCAAACATTACGAAAATGCCTTGTCCGGTGTTTTAAAAAAATAA
- the hemC gene encoding hydroxymethylbilane synthase yields MKSNICIGTRGSTLALWQANHVKQSIEKAFPAIRVDIKIIKTTGDRITDRPLAMVGGKGLFVKEIETALIEGSIDLAVHSMKDMPGELPEGLVIGAIPERANPFDVLISAQGTLFKNYPQGAVIGTSSLRRGSQLKHMRPDLEIKSIRGNLNTRLKKLKSGEYAAIVLAAAGLERLGQGSEITEYLTETDMVPAVGQGALCIETRENDPDMADVLSTLDHDPTRICVTGERAFLKEIEGSCHIPVACFGKIRDSRILLTAVVASEDGESFIKETIESTPEQVVEKGRELAKLVLDKGGQRILEALNIP; encoded by the coding sequence ATGAAATCAAATATATGCATCGGCACCCGGGGTAGCACATTAGCCCTGTGGCAGGCCAACCATGTAAAACAAAGCATTGAAAAAGCATTTCCCGCTATCCGTGTTGATATAAAAATTATCAAAACCACAGGAGACCGGATAACGGACCGGCCCCTTGCCATGGTGGGGGGTAAAGGTCTTTTTGTTAAAGAAATTGAAACGGCGCTTATAGAAGGCAGTATTGACCTTGCCGTTCACTCCATGAAGGATATGCCGGGCGAACTGCCCGAGGGCCTGGTGATCGGGGCCATACCGGAACGGGCCAATCCCTTTGATGTGCTCATATCTGCCCAGGGAACGCTTTTCAAAAATTATCCACAAGGTGCCGTCATCGGCACGTCCAGCCTTCGCCGGGGCTCCCAGCTTAAACATATGCGCCCGGATCTTGAAATCAAATCTATACGGGGCAATCTGAATACCCGGCTTAAAAAGCTTAAATCCGGCGAATATGCGGCAATTGTTTTAGCGGCTGCCGGGCTTGAACGTTTGGGACAGGGCAGTGAGATCACCGAATACCTGACTGAAACAGACATGGTGCCTGCTGTTGGCCAGGGTGCGCTTTGCATTGAAACCAGGGAAAATGATCCGGACATGGCAGATGTTTTATCCACCCTGGACCATGATCCCACACGCATCTGTGTAACCGGAGAACGGGCATTTCTCAAAGAAATTGAAGGTAGCTGCCATATTCCTGTGGCCTGTTTCGGCAAAATCCGGGACAGCAGGATTTTGCTTACTGCGGTGGTGGCATCGGAAGACGGCGAGTCCTTCATTAAAGAAACCATTGAATCAACACCTGAACAGGTGGTCGAAAAAGGCCGGGAACTGGCAAAGCTTGTTCTTGATAAAGGCGGACAACGCATATTGGAGGCACTTAATATCCCATGA
- a CDS encoding FmdB family zinc ribbon protein, which translates to MPIYEYTCNACGKNFETLVMGSDTPTCPACSSEDLARMMSKCGFVSKSTGPGGQTQTTTSAGSSSCSGCTSTNCSSCSSNSSSLTIG; encoded by the coding sequence ATGCCGATTTATGAATATACCTGCAACGCCTGCGGTAAAAATTTTGAAACCCTGGTAATGGGCAGTGATACACCGACATGCCCGGCATGCAGCAGCGAAGACCTGGCACGAATGATGTCAAAATGCGGATTTGTATCCAAATCCACAGGCCCCGGTGGCCAGACCCAGACAACCACATCAGCGGGCAGCTCCTCCTGTTCCGGCTGCACGTCAACAAATTGCAGCTCCTGCAGCAGTAACAGTAGCAGCCTAACGATCGGGTGA
- a CDS encoding M20 family metallopeptidase, producing the protein MTTPKKLIRSILKAHEQDLLSVVRKIHETPELSEKETWACAWQADLLNTWGFSVETGYKGLATAFNATAGQNGPHICFMSEYDALPGIGHGCGHNLIAGVALGGGVVLKNLLAHHHLSGRVTVMGTPAEEQRGAKIDLIKAGALKNVDLVLMAHPSDDATAPYAGESGIRQFMVSYTGKTAHAADCPEKGVNALDAVRLLFNGVDAWRQQLTETSRVHGVIRDGGQAPNIIPDFSRAEFYLRDFDLKFLDQMQIRFENIAKGAALMTDTMLTFSEIPNPYKPGIPNDPINQLFFSLARDAGMQPKWARPSRGSSDFGDVTYEVPAMHAYFNITQNNPGIIIHSREFAQAAATDFAFSQMKKTARILAQIAWQFLTEQDFRQKIQKAFPFSR; encoded by the coding sequence ATGACCACCCCCAAAAAACTGATCCGATCCATATTAAAAGCCCACGAACAGGATTTGCTCTCCGTAGTGCGCAAAATTCATGAAACACCGGAACTTTCCGAAAAAGAGACCTGGGCATGTGCCTGGCAGGCAGACCTGCTGAACACCTGGGGGTTTTCTGTGGAAACAGGCTATAAAGGTCTTGCCACGGCTTTTAATGCAACAGCAGGCCAAAACGGACCCCATATCTGCTTTATGTCTGAATACGATGCCCTGCCCGGCATAGGGCACGGGTGCGGTCATAACCTGATTGCCGGCGTGGCATTGGGGGGCGGCGTGGTGCTGAAAAATCTTTTGGCCCATCACCATTTATCCGGCAGGGTTACGGTGATGGGCACCCCTGCCGAAGAACAGCGGGGCGCCAAAATTGATTTGATCAAGGCCGGGGCGCTAAAAAATGTGGACCTGGTACTCATGGCTCACCCGTCGGATGATGCCACCGCACCTTATGCCGGAGAGTCCGGTATCAGACAGTTCATGGTATCGTATACGGGAAAAACGGCACATGCAGCGGATTGTCCGGAAAAAGGAGTCAACGCCCTGGACGCCGTGCGACTTCTGTTCAACGGTGTGGATGCCTGGCGCCAACAGCTCACTGAGACCAGTCGGGTCCATGGCGTGATCCGTGACGGAGGGCAGGCCCCCAACATTATCCCGGATTTTTCCCGGGCCGAATTCTATTTACGCGATTTTGATCTTAAATTTCTTGATCAGATGCAAATCCGGTTTGAGAATATTGCCAAAGGCGCTGCACTTATGACCGATACAATGCTGACGTTTTCGGAAATACCCAACCCTTATAAACCCGGCATTCCCAATGATCCGATCAACCAGCTCTTTTTCTCGCTTGCCCGGGATGCCGGGATGCAGCCCAAATGGGCGAGGCCGTCCCGGGGGTCCTCGGATTTTGGAGATGTCACCTATGAAGTACCGGCCATGCACGCCTATTTTAATATTACCCAAAACAATCCCGGTATTATTATTCACTCCAGGGAATTTGCCCAGGCTGCAGCAACGGACTTTGCATTTTCACAGATGAAAAAAACCGCCCGGATTCTTGCCCAAATTGCCTGGCAATTTCTGACTGAACAGGATTTTAGACAAAAAATTCAGAAGGCTTTTCCCTTTTCCCGATAA
- a CDS encoding DMT family transporter: MKFILLLVFAFAAGMLAPVQAGMNAKIGKALHDPFYAALISFAVGTAGLLSYALIGRMDFAAIRTVSGVHWSLWLAGLLGAFYVTATIVLAPRLGTALTFGLVVAGQLTMAVIMDHFGLFGMPIQPVNWPRLAGVALIVGGTMLIRWF, encoded by the coding sequence ATGAAATTCATATTGCTGCTGGTTTTTGCCTTTGCTGCGGGTATGCTGGCGCCAGTGCAGGCCGGAATGAATGCAAAGATCGGAAAAGCATTGCACGATCCCTTTTATGCGGCACTTATATCATTTGCCGTGGGTACGGCAGGTCTTTTATCCTATGCTTTGATCGGTAGAATGGATTTTGCCGCAATCCGCACCGTTTCCGGTGTCCATTGGAGTCTTTGGCTGGCCGGGCTTTTAGGCGCCTTTTATGTGACTGCGACCATCGTGCTTGCGCCAAGGCTGGGAACCGCTCTGACCTTTGGCCTAGTGGTGGCGGGGCAACTGACCATGGCTGTGATTATGGATCATTTCGGTCTGTTCGGCATGCCGATCCAGCCGGTTAACTGGCCCCGTCTTGCCGGGGTTGCATTGATAGTTGGTGGGACCATGTTAATAAGATGGTTCTAA
- a CDS encoding D-sedoheptulose-7-phosphate isomerase, with protein MKELIRQTVQDAIKTKQKFFATHEDLIERCARQIADTLDAGGKLLLFGNGGSAADCQHIAAEFVNRFQMERKPLPAIALTCDTSIITSIGNDYSFEQIFSKQVQALGHKNDMAIGISTSGNSANVIRAAAVAKDQGLTVVGFSGAGGKLKEISDMAFCVDSPVTARIQEVHITIGHILCDLAERMLFHDQ; from the coding sequence ATGAAAGAGCTGATCCGGCAGACTGTTCAGGATGCCATTAAAACCAAGCAAAAATTTTTTGCAACCCATGAGGATCTCATTGAAAGATGCGCCCGACAAATAGCAGACACCCTTGACGCCGGCGGGAAACTGCTGCTTTTCGGCAATGGCGGGTCTGCGGCAGACTGCCAGCACATTGCGGCAGAATTTGTCAACCGATTTCAGATGGAACGTAAACCATTACCCGCCATTGCTCTGACCTGCGACACCTCAATTATCACCAGTATCGGCAACGACTACTCCTTTGAGCAAATTTTTTCAAAACAGGTCCAGGCCCTAGGACACAAAAATGATATGGCCATTGGGATCTCAACTTCGGGCAACTCTGCTAATGTGATCCGGGCTGCAGCCGTGGCAAAGGATCAGGGGTTGACCGTGGTGGGATTTTCCGGGGCCGGAGGAAAGCTGAAAGAGATCAGTGATATGGCCTTTTGTGTGGACAGTCCTGTAACAGCCCGCATCCAGGAGGTTCATATCACTATAGGTCATATTCTTTGCGATCTTGCCGAAAGGATGCTGTTCCATGACCAATAA
- a CDS encoding tetratricopeptide repeat protein, translated as MMLKFIAKDIQFLKTTGHTPALTPPDIYYSDLLTQPSKEFEIFARRIADTCAAQKTFTTAAIQIDPATPEDAIDKANDIFHACFHSVLDENRGIWECLDPFTAIFVFWDYQTAAQGKKLLDLLNEKIAQALNTELIMGSIAFPVHNFPVEEMAGCALKALDHAAFFGPGHAIEFDGVSLNICGDRLFQLNDIDAAITEYEKGLSIAPANINLLNSLGVAFGVDGFLDKAMEFFEKARHINPEEVMVIHNIALIHRFNDKNDSAIAYLKKAHGINPDIFEIELLLGHLLFKEQKFDPAISHLDAAIRVKPESGTAFRIKGQILLERAEAASAAAQFNQAVKLNPNDPEALSGYARAMALQKKNLSIALSFAKKSLDLNPENEQYRQNLEEIQNIHDRIEETDQNSSIKSA; from the coding sequence ATGATGCTGAAATTCATTGCAAAAGATATCCAGTTTTTAAAAACAACCGGGCATACCCCGGCGCTTACCCCCCCGGATATTTACTATTCGGACCTGCTCACGCAGCCGTCCAAGGAATTCGAAATTTTTGCCCGGCGTATCGCCGATACCTGCGCAGCCCAAAAAACATTTACCACGGCGGCCATACAGATTGACCCGGCAACGCCGGAAGATGCCATTGATAAAGCAAATGATATTTTCCACGCCTGCTTTCATTCAGTGCTGGATGAAAATAGAGGCATCTGGGAATGCCTGGACCCGTTCACTGCCATCTTCGTATTTTGGGATTACCAAACTGCAGCCCAGGGTAAAAAACTGCTTGACCTGCTCAATGAAAAAATTGCCCAGGCCCTGAATACCGAACTGATCATGGGATCAATTGCCTTCCCCGTTCATAATTTCCCGGTTGAAGAGATGGCGGGATGCGCGCTCAAAGCCCTGGATCATGCAGCTTTTTTCGGCCCCGGACATGCGATTGAATTTGACGGTGTGTCCCTGAATATCTGTGGAGACAGGCTATTCCAGCTCAACGATATTGACGCGGCCATCACTGAATACGAAAAAGGGCTCTCCATTGCCCCGGCCAATATCAACCTGCTCAACAGTTTGGGGGTGGCCTTCGGGGTGGACGGTTTCCTAGACAAGGCTATGGAATTCTTTGAAAAGGCCCGTCACATAAATCCCGAAGAGGTGATGGTCATCCACAACATCGCCCTAATCCACCGGTTCAACGATAAAAATGATTCCGCCATCGCCTACCTTAAAAAAGCCCATGGCATCAATCCTGATATATTTGAAATTGAACTGCTTCTGGGTCATCTTCTGTTCAAGGAACAAAAATTTGACCCAGCTATAAGCCACTTGGATGCAGCTATCCGGGTCAAACCCGAATCCGGCACAGCGTTTAGAATCAAAGGCCAGATCCTTCTGGAAAGGGCAGAGGCCGCAAGTGCAGCAGCCCAGTTCAACCAAGCCGTAAAACTCAATCCCAATGATCCCGAGGCGTTATCCGGCTATGCCCGGGCCATGGCGTTACAGAAAAAAAACCTATCCATTGCGTTAAGCTTTGCAAAAAAAAGCCTGGACCTGAACCCTGAAAATGAACAATACAGACAAAATCTTGAAGAAATTCAAAATATCCACGACCGGATTGAAGAAACAGATCAGAACAGTTCCATCAAATCAGCCTGA
- the selA gene encoding L-seryl-tRNA(Sec) selenium transferase: MEQPIPDKHLQLKSLPGVDHILALAETDDRFTGMPRRLVLESVRRSIDNTRKQILENRPAIITDEAIIKQAALLAGQKMKNRLNPLINATGVVLHTNLGRALLCRDALDNIMAVSSSYSNLELNLATGKRGIRYAAIEELICELTGAQAAMAVNNNAGAVLLALNTLAQGRQVIVSRGELVEIGGSFRVPDVMIKSGCILKEVGTTNRTHPHDYTNAITEETGLLLKVHTSNYKIEGFTTSVSLKELVGIGKSHDIPVMEDLGSGTLIDFSAFGLPSEPPVFEQVASGADVVTFSGDKLLGGPQSGIIVGTKQYLDQIKANPLTRALRIDKMTLAGLEATLKLYRDTLVAVEKIPTLRMLTLSYEQICRDADILFSLITEAVGNQAEFALADMTSRPGGGSYPGLTLPTRCLIIRPKTMSVTTLDKKLRAFDPAVMGRIEDDWFIIDPRTLQPGQDKILANILKNLID; encoded by the coding sequence ATGGAACAGCCAATACCTGATAAGCATTTACAATTAAAATCCCTGCCCGGTGTAGATCATATTTTGGCCCTTGCCGAAACCGATGACCGATTTACAGGTATGCCCCGCCGCCTCGTACTTGAATCTGTACGAAGGTCCATTGACAATACCCGCAAACAAATACTTGAAAACAGGCCGGCAATCATCACCGATGAAGCGATAATAAAGCAGGCAGCCCTGCTTGCCGGCCAAAAAATGAAAAACCGGCTAAACCCGTTGATCAACGCCACCGGCGTGGTCCTGCACACCAATCTTGGAAGGGCTCTGCTCTGCCGGGATGCCTTGGATAATATCATGGCGGTCTCATCCTCGTATTCCAATCTTGAGCTCAATCTTGCAACGGGCAAGCGCGGCATCCGCTACGCGGCAATCGAAGAGCTGATCTGCGAATTGACAGGCGCCCAAGCAGCCATGGCCGTAAACAACAACGCCGGTGCCGTACTGCTGGCCTTAAATACCCTTGCCCAAGGACGCCAGGTCATTGTTTCCAGAGGAGAACTTGTGGAGATCGGCGGCTCCTTCAGGGTACCGGACGTAATGATAAAAAGCGGGTGTATTTTAAAGGAAGTGGGGACCACCAACCGCACCCACCCCCATGATTACACGAATGCCATCACCGAAGAAACAGGACTTTTACTCAAGGTTCATACCTCCAATTATAAAATTGAGGGCTTCACCACATCAGTTTCGCTCAAGGAATTGGTGGGCATTGGAAAGTCCCATGACATTCCGGTGATGGAAGACTTAGGCTCGGGCACGCTGATTGATTTCAGCGCATTCGGACTGCCTTCCGAACCCCCGGTTTTTGAACAGGTGGCCTCGGGGGCGGACGTGGTCACTTTTAGCGGAGACAAGCTTTTAGGCGGTCCCCAGTCCGGCATCATTGTCGGCACAAAACAATACCTGGACCAAATCAAGGCAAACCCGCTGACCCGGGCCCTGCGCATTGACAAGATGACCCTGGCAGGTTTGGAAGCGACACTCAAGCTCTACCGGGACACCCTGGTAGCTGTTGAAAAAATCCCCACCTTAAGAATGCTGACGTTGTCCTATGAACAAATCTGTCGGGATGCCGACATTCTGTTCTCTCTAATCACAGAAGCCGTGGGAAACCAGGCAGAATTTGCCCTGGCAGATATGACGTCCAGACCGGGCGGCGGTTCCTATCCCGGACTAACCCTGCCCACCCGGTGCCTGATCATCCGGCCCAAAACCATGTCCGTAACAACCTTGGACAAAAAACTGCGAGCCTTTGATCCGGCCGTGATGGGACGCATTGAAGACGATTGGTTCATCATTGATCCCAGAACACTTCAACCCGGACAGGACAAGATCCTTGCCAACATCTTAAAAAACCTGATAGATTAA
- a CDS encoding HDOD domain-containing protein: MKHIQNEYIPTSHLRVGKKSPQKFQAILGTCLGLALYDQKRKAGGLIHILLPSPLGNAEFQPESPGKYASSGIPMLINKLRRMGCTTQDLKATIAGGALVGPVSSLDLGLDIGGKSAEIAHRILKEQGIEILKSETGGFFACTLKLDMMTGETKIVPVWETTSAPDAIAPISGPEAIMATIENLQPIPQTALKIFRMFNQDGYSIEDITQELAQDQVLSARTLQMCNSVLFSSTIKIDTLKDAVIMLGKERLAKSVITTAIESYFEQTGPSGYSLCKGGLFFHAVGVACLSERLAKEIGIAHPWLAYTAGLLHDIGKVVLDQQISDRLPFFFRTLGNDKQNIIQAEEKVLGFNHCRAGVILAEKWGFSDALTEVIRCHHTPGDATAHSQLVEIVYIADRLMEKFFTGFNIDKIDALHLEPIINKMDLDGASLARCIEDMPLDILIQEPPNGTANT, from the coding sequence ATGAAACATATACAAAACGAGTACATTCCCACAAGCCACTTGAGGGTGGGAAAAAAATCACCTCAAAAATTCCAGGCGATCCTTGGGACCTGCCTGGGGCTGGCACTGTATGACCAAAAGCGGAAAGCCGGAGGGCTGATTCATATCCTTTTACCCTCCCCGTTAGGCAATGCAGAGTTTCAACCTGAATCCCCGGGAAAATATGCGTCTTCCGGCATTCCGATGCTGATCAATAAACTTAGACGCATGGGATGTACCACACAAGACCTGAAGGCCACCATTGCAGGCGGTGCCCTGGTCGGGCCTGTTTCCAGCCTGGACCTGGGCCTGGACATCGGAGGCAAATCTGCAGAAATTGCCCACCGTATACTAAAAGAACAGGGCATTGAAATCCTCAAGTCTGAAACCGGCGGCTTTTTCGCCTGCACCCTTAAACTGGATATGATGACCGGTGAAACGAAAATTGTGCCGGTCTGGGAAACAACCTCTGCCCCGGACGCCATTGCACCGATTTCGGGTCCTGAAGCCATCATGGCCACCATTGAAAATCTCCAACCTATCCCCCAGACCGCGCTAAAAATTTTTAGGATGTTCAACCAGGACGGCTACAGTATTGAGGATATTACCCAGGAGCTGGCCCAGGACCAAGTACTGTCTGCCCGGACATTGCAAATGTGCAATTCCGTTCTTTTTTCGAGCACCATAAAAATTGATACGCTCAAGGATGCGGTGATAATGCTTGGCAAGGAGAGGCTGGCCAAAAGTGTAATAACAACAGCCATTGAAAGCTATTTCGAACAAACCGGCCCATCAGGCTATTCCCTGTGCAAGGGAGGGCTTTTTTTTCATGCTGTCGGTGTGGCCTGCCTTTCAGAACGGCTGGCAAAGGAGATCGGGATAGCTCATCCCTGGCTGGCGTATACGGCAGGCCTGCTGCATGATATCGGCAAGGTCGTTCTGGACCAACAAATATCAGACCGGTTACCGTTTTTTTTTCGTACCTTGGGGAATGACAAACAAAATATCATTCAAGCCGAAGAAAAAGTATTAGGCTTCAACCATTGCCGGGCAGGCGTGATCCTGGCGGAAAAATGGGGCTTTTCAGACGCACTGACCGAAGTCATCCGCTGCCACCATACCCCAGGAGACGCCACAGCCCACTCACAGCTGGTGGAGATTGTATATATAGCGGACCGGCTCATGGAAAAATTTTTCACAGGTTTTAATATCGATAAAATAGATGCCCTGCACCTGGAACCCATCATAAATAAAATGGATCTGGATGGTGCATCCCTGGCCCGATGCATCGAGGACATGCCCTTGGATATACTGATACAGGAACCGCCTAATGGAACAGCCAATACCTGA
- the ilvN gene encoding acetolactate synthase small subunit yields the protein MKNDKYTLTMLVENDPGVTARITGLFASRGYNIETICGAPTANPKMSRITITTHPRPETLEQCIKQIKRVVNVIKLRDMTGEKAVKREMALICVKAQPKNQDEIRSLIHAFNGTTMDEGRRHFIFEVCGDEDTIDVLLEKLSPFGIKKLARSGVLALYREA from the coding sequence TTGAAAAACGACAAGTACACCCTGACCATGCTGGTTGAAAATGACCCCGGGGTGACGGCCAGAATCACAGGGCTGTTCGCCAGTAGAGGCTATAACATTGAAACCATCTGCGGTGCGCCCACGGCAAACCCCAAAATGTCGAGAATCACCATCACCACCCACCCACGCCCGGAAACTTTAGAGCAATGCATAAAGCAGATCAAACGTGTGGTAAACGTCATAAAGCTTAGGGACATGACCGGCGAAAAGGCAGTAAAAAGGGAAATGGCCCTGATCTGCGTCAAGGCTCAGCCTAAAAACCAGGATGAAATTAGATCCCTGATCCACGCATTCAACGGCACCACGATGGATGAAGGTCGCCGGCACTTTATTTTCGAAGTGTGCGGCGATGAGGACACCATTGACGTTCTTCTTGAAAAGCTGTCACCTTTTGGCATCAAAAAACTTGCCCGGTCCGGTGTGTTAGCACTTTACCGGGAAGCCTGA
- a CDS encoding GGDEF domain-containing protein produces the protein MLKELYPDSLEASGRYLRIILKEISELKLPYTPIAYSVWYEYASGRNPELHKEIQAARKKKEPINYQTVLKWFRRYVFDRPLLVTKEHTIKAENLLTGMTFRLTEAENRMGQQGDQLKAHIENLNSASSEPDIKNICRDILLETQRIIDGNTDLKSNVHKTISELDALTLELKSLREAAKTDMLTGLLNRRGFEDAIAKPIKEAQEKAEPLTLIIADLDRFKRINDNYGHLTGDNVLKLLSRLLRKHIKGKDIAGRFGGEEFIMALPETKINGGVALAEQIRTSLEKMKWQSKSSGKDIGTITLSLGVAQFIPGENLNALIARADKALYAAKENGRNRTGTHNGKGVLIP, from the coding sequence ATGCTAAAAGAGTTATATCCTGATTCCCTGGAAGCATCCGGAAGATATCTTCGAATAATTCTTAAAGAGATCTCCGAACTTAAACTTCCGTATACCCCAATTGCCTATTCTGTGTGGTATGAGTATGCCTCGGGCCGGAATCCTGAATTGCACAAGGAAATCCAGGCAGCCCGAAAAAAAAAGGAACCCATAAACTATCAAACAGTACTTAAATGGTTCAGGCGCTACGTTTTCGACAGGCCATTGCTTGTGACCAAAGAACACACGATAAAAGCGGAAAACCTTCTTACCGGAATGACCTTTCGCCTTACCGAAGCTGAAAACCGTATGGGCCAACAAGGAGACCAGCTCAAAGCCCATATCGAAAACTTGAACAGTGCGTCAAGCGAACCGGATATCAAAAACATTTGCCGGGATATTCTTTTGGAAACCCAGCGGATCATTGACGGCAATACCGACCTTAAAAGCAATGTTCACAAGACCATCAGCGAACTTGATGCACTAACGCTGGAACTTAAAAGCCTGAGAGAAGCGGCAAAAACGGATATGCTCACAGGGCTTCTCAACCGCCGCGGTTTTGAGGATGCCATTGCAAAACCCATAAAAGAGGCCCAGGAGAAGGCCGAACCCTTAACTCTCATTATCGCAGACCTCGACCGGTTTAAACGAATAAATGATAACTATGGCCATCTTACCGGGGATAATGTACTTAAACTGCTATCCAGACTTTTACGGAAACACATCAAAGGGAAGGATATTGCCGGCAGATTCGGCGGCGAAGAATTTATCATGGCATTGCCCGAAACCAAAATAAACGGCGGCGTTGCCCTGGCCGAACAAATCCGCACCAGCCTTGAAAAGATGAAATGGCAGTCCAAAAGCTCAGGCAAAGATATCGGCACCATCACCCTCTCTTTAGGGGTCGCCCAGTTCATTCCCGGCGAAAACTTGAACGCTCTGATTGCACGGGCGGACAAGGCCCTTTATGCAGCCAAGGAAAACGGTCGTAACCGCACCGGCACGCACAATGGCAAAGGGGTTCTCATTCCTTGA